The Streptomyces avermitilis MA-4680 = NBRC 14893 genome contains a region encoding:
- a CDS encoding fatty acyl-AMP ligase, whose product MARSLVDLLTKHASHQPDRTAYRYLVTGDRDGEIQDISYGRLAERSRAVASWLQERGLAGSRAMLLYPPGLEFICGYLGCLSAGVVAVPGVPPQGRSQNHRALTRMKRLIADADAKVILGGREVIAALGTMAEHLPELAEITCVATEDIPDAAAGSWREPDLTADSVAFLQYTSGSTSAPRGVMVTHGNLLDNERVITERMGHTPDTIAEYDHELFVSWLPVYHDMGLIGPVLNTVYLGATATLFSPLHFLQQPQRWLTALSHYRPHTSGGPNFAYELCLKQATPDLLDGLDLSRWKVAFNGAEPVRAATLRRFTETFGTAGFRREALYPCYGLAEATLMVTGGSVAAPPTLIEAPETGPHAGAADAAAVGSGRPGPGVTLVIADPERQQELPDGEVGEIWVLGASVAKGYWRNTLATRESFRATLKNREGRFLRTGDLGFLRDGELFVTGRLKDLIVIDGRNHYPQDLELSAEMSHPALRPGCTATFSVDGGVEGEQPVIVAEAAPEAADEFEKITDRIRSAIGEAHGLSVRDVVLVHPGTIPKTSSGKIQRRASRTAYLDGTLSVVGAAATR is encoded by the coding sequence ATGGCTCGATCCCTGGTCGACTTACTGACCAAGCACGCCTCGCACCAGCCCGACCGGACCGCCTACCGCTATCTCGTCACGGGCGACCGTGACGGAGAGATCCAGGACATCTCGTACGGGCGGCTGGCCGAACGGTCCCGCGCCGTCGCCTCCTGGCTTCAGGAGCGCGGCCTGGCCGGCTCCCGCGCCATGCTGCTGTATCCGCCCGGTCTCGAGTTCATCTGCGGCTACCTGGGCTGCCTTTCGGCCGGGGTCGTCGCCGTGCCGGGCGTGCCCCCGCAGGGCCGGTCGCAGAACCACCGCGCCCTGACCCGGATGAAGCGCCTGATCGCCGACGCGGACGCCAAGGTGATCCTGGGCGGCCGTGAGGTGATCGCCGCCCTGGGCACCATGGCGGAGCACCTGCCCGAACTGGCCGAGATCACCTGCGTCGCCACCGAGGACATCCCGGACGCGGCGGCCGGCTCCTGGCGCGAACCCGACCTCACCGCCGACTCGGTCGCCTTCCTCCAGTACACCTCAGGGTCGACCTCCGCTCCGCGCGGCGTGATGGTGACCCACGGGAACCTGCTGGACAACGAACGGGTCATCACGGAACGGATGGGCCACACTCCCGACACCATCGCGGAGTACGACCACGAACTGTTCGTCAGCTGGCTGCCCGTGTACCACGACATGGGCCTCATCGGCCCGGTGCTGAACACGGTCTACCTCGGCGCGACCGCCACACTCTTCTCGCCGCTGCACTTCCTCCAGCAGCCGCAGCGCTGGCTGACCGCCCTCAGCCACTACCGCCCGCACACCAGCGGCGGCCCCAACTTCGCGTACGAGCTGTGCCTGAAGCAGGCCACTCCCGACCTCCTCGACGGCCTCGACCTGAGCCGGTGGAAGGTCGCCTTCAACGGCGCCGAACCGGTGCGGGCCGCCACCCTGCGGCGGTTCACCGAGACGTTCGGCACGGCCGGGTTCCGTCGCGAGGCGCTCTACCCGTGCTACGGGCTGGCCGAAGCCACCCTGATGGTCACCGGCGGCTCGGTGGCGGCCCCGCCCACTCTGATCGAGGCCCCCGAGACCGGACCGCACGCCGGCGCGGCGGACGCGGCGGCGGTCGGCTCCGGCCGGCCCGGCCCCGGTGTGACCCTGGTGATCGCCGACCCGGAGCGGCAGCAGGAACTGCCCGACGGCGAGGTCGGCGAGATCTGGGTCCTGGGCGCGAGCGTCGCCAAGGGCTACTGGCGCAACACCCTCGCCACCCGCGAGAGCTTCCGCGCCACCCTGAAGAACCGTGAGGGCCGCTTCCTGCGGACCGGCGACCTCGGCTTCCTGCGTGACGGCGAACTGTTCGTCACCGGCCGCCTCAAGGACCTGATCGTCATCGACGGACGCAACCACTACCCGCAGGACCTGGAGCTGTCGGCGGAGATGTCCCACCCGGCGCTGCGGCCCGGCTGCACCGCCACGTTCTCCGTGGACGGCGGAGTGGAGGGCGAACAGCCCGTCATCGTCGCCGAGGCGGCCCCGGAGGCGGCGGACGAGTTCGAGAAGATCACCGACCGGATCCGCAGCGCGATCGGCGAGGCCCACGGACTGTCGGTGCGTGATGTCGTGCTGGTCCATCCCGGCACCATCCCCAAGACGTCCAGCGGGAAGATCCAGCGCCGCGCCTCCAGGACGGCGTACCTCGACGGCACCCTCTCCGTGGTCGGCGCGGCCGCCACGAGATGA
- a CDS encoding class I SAM-dependent DNA methyltransferase, translating to MRFDRRGQAEAFDAIGDRYDEAFPHKEGQVSVGEWLIGSLPPRSRVLDLGCGTGMPTARQLTDAGFDVVGVDLSGGMVELARAYVPGATFHQLDVADLRPGGSRDLGRFDAVAAFFSLLMLPRPEIPLALLTVRHLLVPGGLFALAMVEADVDDFSIPFVGHTIRVSGYLREDLHTVIETAGFEIVKEFSYTYAPSVADVPPEEQVFLCCRRRG from the coding sequence ATGCGGTTCGACCGCAGAGGTCAGGCCGAGGCCTTCGACGCCATCGGCGACCGCTACGACGAGGCCTTCCCGCACAAGGAGGGCCAGGTTTCCGTCGGCGAATGGCTGATCGGATCCCTGCCGCCGCGATCCCGCGTGCTGGATCTGGGCTGCGGCACCGGAATGCCGACCGCGCGCCAGCTGACGGACGCCGGCTTCGACGTGGTGGGCGTCGACCTGTCCGGCGGGATGGTGGAACTCGCCCGCGCGTATGTCCCGGGTGCGACGTTCCACCAGTTGGACGTCGCCGACCTGCGACCGGGCGGCTCTCGCGACCTGGGCCGCTTCGACGCCGTCGCGGCCTTCTTCTCCCTGCTGATGCTCCCGCGCCCCGAGATTCCGCTCGCGCTGCTGACGGTCCGCCATCTCCTCGTTCCCGGCGGCCTGTTCGCCCTCGCGATGGTGGAAGCCGATGTGGACGACTTCTCCATCCCGTTCGTCGGACACACCATCCGGGTCTCCGGCTACCTGCGGGAGGACCTGCACACGGTCATCGAGACCGCGGGCTTCGAGATCGTCAAGGAGTTCTCCTACACCTATGCCCCCTCGGTCGCCGACGTCCCTCCCGAGGAACAGGTCTTCCTCTGCTGCAGACGGCGCGGCTGA
- a CDS encoding ATP-binding SpoIIE family protein phosphatase, whose protein sequence is MTEHHTPHEGPAQASRQSGGPLSGAGPVAPVTPMGPRVTRTPQPPPAHGRHDGGRPGQPGKGPVTPSRADTGRHAPEGDAPEAEYAEGAVPDSTGPQTDRLRYLDVATRQIARGMDLDETLRELHRAAVPAFADVIFIHLHDPLPVGDEKSAAPVALQLHSIDRTPEPAHTGWSRMPAPTSLPLPSDVAERVHLTATGRLATLLLAGRPAFGDAPGIAPAVAELLGPVASVPGALPPGRRLVIAPLHGRHHVMGTVVLLRRPDRPAFTGDDLLVASQLATHTALGVQKAVMYGHEASVADTLQHTMLPSSLPEPTGVRLASRYLPASKTAQVGGDWYDAIPLPGSRVALIVGDVMGHSMTSAAIMGQLRTSVQTLAGLDLPPDEVLHHLDEQAQRLGSDHIATCLYAIYDPISHRLLMASAGHPPAVLLHPDGRGEVLRIPPGAPIGVGGVAFESVEMPAPTGATLLLYTDGLVESRETDVGTGVEALRARLQATADGRAAPSLERLCDQVLGTLGPGTRDDDIALLAARFEGFPPDSVGYWFLAPHPLTARQARRLTRRTLRRWGLESLLDSTELMVSEVVTNAVRFASRPIALRLLRTDVLRCEVTDDSPQVPRMRHAEPGDEGGRGLFLVNQLARRWGATRLSTGKVVWFEQLIPKK, encoded by the coding sequence GTGACGGAGCACCACACCCCTCATGAAGGCCCGGCCCAGGCCTCCCGGCAGTCCGGCGGCCCGCTGAGCGGGGCCGGGCCTGTCGCACCCGTCACGCCCATGGGCCCGCGGGTCACCCGGACGCCCCAGCCGCCCCCCGCGCACGGCCGCCACGACGGGGGCAGGCCCGGGCAGCCGGGAAAGGGGCCGGTCACCCCGTCCCGTGCCGACACCGGGCGACACGCGCCGGAAGGGGACGCTCCCGAAGCGGAGTACGCCGAGGGAGCGGTGCCGGACAGCACCGGGCCGCAGACCGACCGACTCAGGTATCTCGACGTGGCGACCCGGCAGATCGCCCGCGGGATGGACCTGGACGAGACGCTCCGAGAACTGCACCGGGCAGCCGTTCCCGCGTTCGCGGACGTGATATTCATCCATCTGCACGATCCGCTGCCGGTCGGCGACGAGAAGTCGGCCGCGCCCGTGGCCCTGCAACTGCACAGCATCGACCGGACGCCGGAGCCCGCCCACACCGGCTGGTCTCGTATGCCCGCTCCGACGAGTCTTCCCCTGCCCTCGGATGTGGCCGAGCGCGTCCATCTCACCGCCACCGGCCGGCTCGCGACGCTCCTGCTGGCCGGGCGGCCGGCGTTCGGCGACGCGCCGGGGATCGCGCCCGCGGTGGCCGAGTTGCTCGGGCCCGTGGCGAGCGTGCCCGGGGCTCTGCCGCCGGGCCGCAGACTGGTCATCGCTCCCCTGCACGGCCGCCACCACGTCATGGGCACCGTCGTTCTCCTGCGCCGGCCCGACCGGCCCGCCTTCACCGGTGACGACCTGCTGGTCGCCTCCCAGCTCGCGACCCACACCGCTCTCGGCGTCCAGAAGGCGGTGATGTACGGACACGAGGCGTCGGTGGCGGACACCCTTCAGCACACCATGCTCCCGTCGTCGCTGCCCGAACCCACCGGCGTCCGGCTGGCCAGCCGATACCTGCCCGCCTCGAAGACCGCTCAGGTCGGCGGCGACTGGTACGACGCGATCCCGCTGCCCGGCAGCCGCGTCGCGCTGATCGTCGGCGACGTCATGGGCCACTCCATGACCTCCGCCGCGATCATGGGCCAGCTGCGCACCAGCGTGCAGACCCTCGCCGGGCTGGACCTGCCTCCGGACGAGGTCCTGCACCATCTCGACGAGCAGGCCCAGCGCCTGGGCAGCGACCACATCGCGACCTGCCTCTACGCCATCTACGACCCGATATCGCACCGGCTGCTCATGGCGAGCGCCGGCCACCCGCCCGCGGTGCTCCTGCACCCCGACGGCCGCGGGGAAGTACTCCGCATCCCGCCGGGCGCCCCGATCGGCGTCGGCGGCGTCGCCTTCGAATCCGTGGAGATGCCCGCGCCCACCGGGGCGACCCTTCTGCTGTACACCGACGGCCTGGTCGAGTCCCGCGAGACGGACGTGGGAACGGGCGTCGAGGCGCTGCGTGCCCGTCTCCAGGCCACTGCCGACGGGCGCGCCGCCCCCTCGCTGGAACGGCTGTGCGACCAAGTGCTGGGCACGTTGGGGCCGGGCACCCGGGACGACGACATCGCGCTGCTCGCCGCCCGGTTCGAGGGCTTCCCTCCGGACAGCGTGGGGTACTGGTTCCTGGCCCCCCACCCGCTGACCGCGCGGCAGGCACGCCGGCTGACCCGCAGGACGCTGCGGCGCTGGGGGCTGGAGTCCCTGCTCGATTCGACGGAACTCATGGTCAGCGAGGTCGTGACGAACGCCGTGCGGTTCGCCTCACGGCCCATCGCGCTGCGGCTGCTCCGCACCGACGTGCTCCGCTGCGAGGTGACCGACGACTCCCCTCAGGTGCCCCGGATGCGGCATGCCGAGCCAGGTGACGAGGGCGGCCGCGGCCTGTTTCTGGTCAATCAACTCGCGCGGCGCTGGGGAGCGACGCGGCTGAGCACGGGCAAGGTGGTCTGGTTCGAGCAGCTGATCCCGAAGAAGTAG
- a CDS encoding MFS transporter, producing the protein MEDTTGHPRNAQGHRAWWVAAVAGLAIVVAGAFSTMPGILQGPLHREFHWSRGSIGLAASVNMVLYGVTAPFAAALMDRFGIRRVVVAALSAVAGGALLTTVMNASWQFTLFWGFLVGLGTGSLAMTFGATVTNRWFVQRRGLVTGMLSSGSVLGQLVFLPALSWTIDHYDWRPALITLALVALATAPLVRLTLRDHPADLGQRPYGSDAFVPKPPPVTGAARRTVTVLRDSARTRPFWLLAALFAICGASTNGIMWTHFAPAAHDHGMPVTTASTLLAVIGVFNVAGTIGSGWLTDRVDARRLLAVFFTLRGVLLVTLPLLMAATVNPPMMVFVVVFGLLDLATVPPVIALCRQFHGADSAIVFGWTNAAHQVGAALAALLGGVARDAFGSYDFVWVLLGAACAAAALLALVIQRPSAPRSTELRDTPVPSTADCATGR; encoded by the coding sequence ATGGAAGACACAACCGGACACCCCCGCAATGCTCAGGGACACCGCGCCTGGTGGGTAGCCGCCGTCGCCGGACTGGCCATCGTGGTCGCCGGTGCCTTTTCCACGATGCCCGGCATCCTCCAAGGCCCCCTGCACCGGGAGTTCCACTGGTCCAGGGGCTCCATCGGCCTCGCCGCCTCCGTGAACATGGTCCTCTACGGCGTCACCGCCCCCTTCGCGGCGGCCCTGATGGACCGCTTCGGCATCCGCCGGGTGGTCGTCGCCGCCCTCAGTGCCGTCGCCGGCGGCGCCCTGCTCACCACGGTGATGAACGCCTCCTGGCAGTTCACCCTCTTCTGGGGCTTCCTCGTCGGTCTGGGCACCGGTTCCCTGGCGATGACCTTCGGCGCCACGGTCACCAACCGCTGGTTCGTACAGCGGCGCGGCCTGGTGACCGGAATGCTCTCCTCGGGCAGCGTGCTGGGCCAGTTGGTCTTCCTGCCGGCGCTGTCCTGGACCATCGACCACTACGACTGGCGCCCCGCCCTCATCACTCTCGCCCTGGTGGCCCTGGCCACCGCTCCCCTCGTCCGGCTCACGCTGCGGGACCATCCGGCCGACCTCGGCCAACGCCCCTACGGCAGCGACGCCTTCGTCCCCAAGCCGCCTCCGGTGACCGGTGCCGCCCGTCGCACGGTCACCGTGCTGCGTGACTCGGCGCGGACCCGTCCGTTCTGGCTGCTCGCCGCTCTGTTCGCGATCTGCGGCGCCTCCACCAACGGCATCATGTGGACCCACTTCGCCCCGGCCGCCCACGATCACGGCATGCCGGTGACCACCGCCTCCACGCTGCTGGCCGTCATCGGTGTCTTCAACGTCGCCGGCACCATCGGCTCGGGCTGGCTGACCGACCGCGTGGACGCCCGCCGTCTGCTCGCCGTCTTCTTCACCCTCCGCGGCGTCCTGCTCGTCACTCTGCCGCTGCTGATGGCCGCGACCGTCAACCCGCCCATGATGGTCTTCGTCGTCGTCTTCGGCCTCCTGGACCTCGCCACGGTCCCGCCCGTCATCGCCCTGTGCCGCCAGTTCCACGGTGCGGACAGCGCGATCGTCTTCGGCTGGACCAACGCGGCCCATCAGGTCGGCGCCGCCCTGGCCGCCCTTCTCGGCGGCGTCGCCCGCGACGCGTTCGGCAGTTACGACTTCGTCTGGGTACTCCTGGGCGCCGCCTGCGCGGCCGCCGCCCTGCTCGCCCTCGTCATCCAGCGGCCCTCCGCGCCCCGGAGCACCGAACTCCGGGACACTCCTGTCCCGAGCACGGCGGACTGCGCAACCGGCCGGTAG
- a CDS encoding GlxA family transcriptional regulator, with the protein MREEKAHRVVILVRPGLLPMELGIVHRLFGTARGADGRRLYAVVTCAPVPGEITTDTDFTINVPCGPEALEGADTVIVPAAVEDYTPQKRGQLAAPVRAALARIPDGARLASICTGSFVLAAAGLLAGRRATTHWKSCEELRTLYPEIDVDPDVLYTDDRGVLTSAGVAAGIDLCLHMIRSDHGAEVANTVARDTVVPPHREGGQAQYIEQPIREPADASTAAARTYALRHLEQPLVLEDLAREASMSVRTLSRKFRQETGMTPIQWLAHQRLQHARRLLEQTDEPVDRVAARAGFGTGTAMRQRFRETLGVSPRAYRHTFRGTARRHAPG; encoded by the coding sequence ATGCGTGAGGAGAAGGCACACCGCGTGGTGATCCTGGTGCGCCCCGGGCTGCTTCCGATGGAACTGGGCATCGTGCACCGCCTGTTCGGCACAGCGCGCGGAGCGGACGGCCGGCGCCTGTATGCGGTGGTGACCTGCGCTCCCGTGCCCGGCGAGATCACCACCGACACCGACTTCACGATCAACGTGCCCTGCGGGCCCGAAGCGCTGGAGGGTGCCGACACAGTGATCGTTCCTGCGGCCGTGGAGGACTACACCCCGCAGAAACGGGGGCAGTTGGCCGCCCCGGTGCGTGCCGCTCTGGCCCGGATCCCCGACGGTGCGCGGCTGGCTTCGATCTGCACCGGATCGTTCGTCCTCGCCGCCGCCGGGCTGCTGGCGGGCCGCCGGGCGACGACGCACTGGAAGTCCTGCGAGGAACTGCGCACGCTGTACCCGGAGATCGACGTCGACCCCGACGTGCTGTACACCGACGACCGGGGTGTGCTGACGTCCGCGGGTGTCGCCGCCGGGATCGATCTGTGTCTGCACATGATCCGCAGTGATCACGGCGCGGAAGTGGCGAACACCGTGGCCCGCGACACCGTCGTACCGCCCCATCGCGAGGGCGGACAGGCCCAGTACATCGAACAGCCCATCCGTGAACCCGCGGATGCCTCCACAGCCGCCGCCCGCACCTACGCGCTGCGGCATCTGGAACAGCCGCTCGTCCTGGAGGATCTCGCGCGGGAGGCGTCGATGAGCGTGCGGACCCTGAGCCGCAAGTTCCGCCAGGAGACCGGGATGACGCCCATCCAGTGGCTGGCCCACCAGCGCCTCCAGCACGCCCGTCGGCTCCTGGAGCAGACCGATGAACCGGTGGACCGCGTCGCGGCCCGGGCCGGATTCGGCACCGGCACCGCGATGCGCCAGCGCTTCAGAGAAACGCTCGGCGTGTCACCGCGCGCGTACCGCCATACCTTCCGAGGGACGGCGCGGCGGCATGCGCCCGGCTGA
- a CDS encoding peptidoglycan-binding domain-containing protein produces the protein MRQSGSVTLGAALCTAAALGLAVPPVAVAVPDRCSYVSSTARPMLTLGDTGKAVRQAQCLSNVWGGQPPKLALDGVFDSVMLKKIEWIQGCHGLPPSGVIEGRTWQVLYDPALDCYHPYPS, from the coding sequence ATGAGACAGAGCGGATCGGTCACCTTGGGCGCGGCGCTGTGCACAGCCGCGGCACTTGGCCTGGCAGTGCCACCTGTCGCCGTAGCCGTCCCCGATCGCTGTTCCTACGTGTCGTCGACGGCGCGGCCGATGCTCACCCTCGGTGACACCGGTAAGGCGGTCAGGCAGGCGCAGTGCCTGAGCAACGTGTGGGGAGGCCAGCCGCCCAAGCTGGCCCTCGACGGGGTCTTCGACTCCGTCATGCTGAAGAAGATCGAGTGGATCCAGGGCTGCCACGGCCTGCCGCCGAGCGGTGTCATCGAGGGCCGCACTTGGCAGGTGCTTTATGACCCGGCCCTGGACTGTTACCACCCCTATCCGTCCTGA
- a CDS encoding secondary thiamine-phosphate synthase enzyme YjbQ, producing the protein MSDAFTTRVLNVASGSQETVVDLTHDCEAFLRDTAAGRDGLLNVFVPHATAGVAIIETGAGSDDDLLAALHTLLPADDRWQHRHGSPGHGRDHVLPAVVAPHATLPVIDGRLQLGTWQSVCLVDTNQDNPNRQVRLSFLG; encoded by the coding sequence ATGTCCGATGCCTTCACCACTCGCGTCCTGAACGTCGCCTCCGGCTCGCAGGAGACGGTCGTCGACCTGACCCACGACTGCGAGGCCTTCCTCCGCGACACGGCGGCCGGCCGCGACGGCCTCCTGAACGTCTTCGTCCCGCACGCCACGGCCGGTGTCGCGATCATCGAAACGGGCGCCGGCAGCGACGACGACCTCCTCGCCGCCCTGCACACCCTGCTCCCCGCTGACGACCGCTGGCAGCACCGCCACGGCAGCCCCGGCCACGGCCGTGACCACGTACTCCCGGCCGTCGTGGCCCCACACGCGACCCTTCCGGTCATCGACGGCAGGCTGCAACTGGGGACCTGGCAGTCGGTGTGTCTGGTGGACACGAACCAGGACAATCCCAACCGTCAGGTGCGGCTGAGCTTTCTTGGCTGA
- a CDS encoding putative leader peptide, whose protein sequence is MLTTRGHIDLLRVASAACRRGR, encoded by the coding sequence ATGCTCACCACGCGCGGTCACATCGACCTGCTGCGGGTGGCCTCCGCCGCGTGTCGCCGCGGCCGCTGA
- a CDS encoding ABC transporter permease: protein MSISHAPPGSPRTDISAISKDEQAVPALEPIVPASTRRTRVPRWLRRTSGPVLLLLLWQLLSSTGVLTSDVLASPGRIAQVARDLVVDGSLPNAMGVSLQRVAVGLLFGAAIGTGLALVSGLFRAGEDLVDASVQMLRTVPFVGLIPLFIIWFGIGEAPKIAIITLGVSFPLYLNVYAGIRGVDSQLIEAGESLGLSRWGLVRHVVLPGALPGAMTGLRYSLGIAWLALVFAEQINADAGIGFLMVQARDFLRTDVIVVCLIVYAFLGLLADFVVRSLERLLLQWRPTFTGR from the coding sequence ATGAGCATCAGCCATGCCCCGCCCGGCTCACCCAGGACCGATATTTCGGCAATATCCAAGGATGAGCAGGCGGTGCCCGCGCTCGAACCCATCGTCCCCGCCTCCACCCGCCGCACCCGCGTCCCGCGCTGGCTGCGCCGCACCTCCGGCCCGGTCCTGCTGCTCCTTCTGTGGCAACTCCTCAGCAGCACGGGCGTGTTGACCTCCGACGTCCTTGCCTCGCCCGGGCGGATCGCCCAGGTCGCCCGTGATCTCGTCGTCGACGGCTCGCTGCCGAACGCGATGGGCGTCTCGCTTCAGCGGGTCGCGGTCGGGCTGCTGTTCGGGGCCGCCATCGGCACCGGGCTCGCGCTGGTCTCCGGCCTGTTCCGGGCCGGCGAGGACCTGGTGGACGCGAGTGTCCAGATGCTGCGGACCGTGCCGTTCGTCGGCCTGATCCCGCTGTTCATCATCTGGTTCGGCATCGGCGAGGCGCCGAAGATCGCGATCATCACGCTCGGCGTGTCCTTCCCGCTCTACCTGAACGTCTACGCCGGTATCCGTGGCGTCGACTCCCAGCTCATCGAGGCCGGAGAGTCCCTCGGCCTGTCCCGCTGGGGGCTCGTGCGGCATGTGGTGCTTCCGGGTGCGCTGCCCGGCGCCATGACCGGGCTGCGTTACTCGCTCGGCATCGCCTGGCTGGCGCTCGTCTTCGCCGAGCAGATCAACGCGGACGCCGGGATCGGCTTCCTCATGGTGCAGGCACGGGACTTCCTGCGGACCGACGTGATCGTGGTCTGCCTGATCGTCTACGCCTTCCTCGGCCTGCTGGCCGATTTCGTCGTCCGCTCCCTCGAAAGGCTGCTGCTGCAATGGCGACCGACGTTCACCGGCCGTTGA
- a CDS encoding ABC transporter ATP-binding protein, with translation MATDVHRPLSTQKAATAAAQASTAAASAVRVDGLTRSFDGRAVIDNLELDVRPGEFVALLGRSGCGKSTLLRILAGLDRDIEGTVLVPRRKAVAFQAPRLMPWKKVWRNVLLGLPGKPERAVAEQALTEVGLAHRSHAWPKTLSGGEAQRASLARALVREPDLLLLDEPFGALDALTRIKAQRLVGELWQRRGCAVLLVTHDVEEAVLLADRVLVMDDGVIAYETEVELDRPRDITDPRFAELRAELLERLGVDTAAEAA, from the coding sequence ATGGCGACCGACGTTCACCGGCCGTTGAGTACACAGAAGGCCGCGACCGCGGCGGCCCAGGCGTCCACGGCTGCCGCCTCCGCCGTACGGGTGGACGGCCTGACCCGCTCCTTCGACGGCCGTGCCGTCATCGACAACCTTGAACTCGACGTCCGCCCGGGCGAGTTCGTCGCTCTCCTCGGTCGCAGTGGCTGCGGCAAGTCCACCCTGCTGCGCATCCTCGCCGGGCTCGACCGCGACATCGAGGGCACGGTGCTGGTGCCGCGCCGCAAGGCCGTCGCGTTCCAGGCCCCCCGGCTGATGCCGTGGAAGAAGGTGTGGCGCAACGTCCTGCTCGGGCTGCCCGGAAAGCCCGAGCGTGCCGTCGCCGAGCAGGCGCTGACCGAGGTCGGCCTCGCCCACCGCTCCCACGCCTGGCCCAAGACCCTCTCCGGCGGCGAGGCCCAGCGCGCCTCGCTGGCACGTGCGCTGGTCCGCGAACCCGATCTGCTGCTGCTCGACGAGCCGTTCGGCGCGCTCGACGCGCTCACTCGCATCAAGGCCCAGCGGCTCGTCGGCGAACTCTGGCAACGCCGGGGCTGCGCCGTCCTGTTGGTCACGCACGACGTCGAGGAGGCGGTACTGCTCGCCGACCGTGTCCTCGTGATGGACGACGGCGTCATCGCGTACGAGACGGAGGTCGAGCTGGACCGCCCGCGCGACATCACCGACCCCCGGTTCGCAGAACTGCGCGCCGAACTGCTGGAGCGGCTCGGTGTCGACACCGCCGCAGAGGCCGCCTGA
- a CDS encoding ABC transporter substrate-binding protein → MRRRLAPALLLPFPLLLAACGGNSAAGTSTGGRTDGKGSLTLNVGDQKGGSEAVLRAAGELKNLNYKIKWSTFTSGPPLLEAINAKAVDIGGVGNTPPVFAAGAGSKISVVAAWHGTSKGEAVLVPKNSSLRKPEELKGKSVAVAQGSSAHYQLVASLEKAGLKLSDVKVKYLQPADALAAFTSGKVDAWAVWDPYTSQVLQAKQGRALVDGDGVVNGLSFQVAAPSALADKKKSAAVKDYLERLRRAQDWVYEHPAAWAKVWAKDTGLPYEVALASVKRTNASRVPVAVDKPLIASEQQIADTFTGLKLIPKKVDFADFVDTRFNGGLPASTSTPRVYKDS, encoded by the coding sequence ATGCGACGACGCCTCGCCCCCGCTCTGCTCCTCCCCTTCCCCCTGCTACTGGCCGCCTGCGGCGGGAATTCGGCGGCCGGCACCTCGACGGGCGGCAGGACGGACGGCAAGGGGTCCCTCACGCTCAACGTCGGGGACCAGAAGGGTGGTTCCGAAGCGGTTCTGCGGGCCGCCGGAGAGCTCAAGAACCTGAACTACAAGATCAAGTGGTCGACGTTCACGTCCGGACCACCGCTTCTGGAGGCCATCAACGCCAAGGCCGTCGACATCGGCGGCGTCGGCAACACCCCGCCCGTCTTCGCGGCCGGCGCCGGCTCGAAGATCTCGGTGGTGGCCGCCTGGCACGGCACGTCCAAGGGCGAGGCCGTCCTCGTACCGAAGAACTCGTCGCTGCGGAAGCCCGAGGAACTCAAGGGCAAGTCCGTCGCCGTGGCGCAGGGTTCGTCCGCGCACTACCAGCTGGTCGCCTCGCTCGAAAAGGCCGGTCTGAAGCTGAGCGACGTGAAGGTCAAGTACCTCCAGCCCGCCGACGCGCTGGCCGCGTTCACCAGCGGCAAGGTGGACGCCTGGGCGGTGTGGGACCCGTACACCTCGCAGGTGCTCCAGGCGAAGCAGGGCCGGGCGCTGGTCGATGGCGACGGTGTGGTCAACGGCCTCAGCTTCCAGGTGGCGGCGCCCTCCGCGCTCGCGGACAAGAAGAAGAGCGCGGCCGTCAAGGACTACCTGGAGCGGCTGCGGCGCGCCCAGGACTGGGTCTATGAGCACCCCGCCGCCTGGGCGAAGGTCTGGGCGAAGGACACCGGGCTGCCGTACGAGGTGGCGCTGGCCTCGGTGAAGCGCACCAACGCCAGCCGTGTCCCCGTCGCCGTCGACAAGCCGCTCATCGCCTCCGAGCAGCAGATCGCGGACACCTTCACCGGTCTGAAGCTCATCCCGAAGAAGGTCGACTTCGCCGACTTCGTGGACACGCGCTTCAACGGCGGCCTGCCCGCTTCCACCAGCACGCCCCGCGTCTACAAGGACTCCTGA